One Glutamicibacter halophytocola DNA segment encodes these proteins:
- the truB gene encoding tRNA pseudouridine(55) synthase TruB, with protein MSKAGQNTEEQASGLVLVDKDQGMTSHDVVGRIRRLAGTRKVGHAGTLDPMATGVLVIGVNKATRLLTYIVGHDKTYTATIRLGQNTVTDDAEGEIISERIAAAVSDEDIEREVAKLRGEIEQVPSQVSAIKVDGKRSYARVRAGEQVELKSRPVTISRFDIHEIRRENGGKILDVDVTVSCSSGTYIRALARDLGEALDVGGHLTALRRTEVGPYKIELTRTLEQLAEEFAMLPIEKAAAALFPNRTVSVDEAIELSFGRTIPASHLDMEIEPGQTVAAFAPNGVLVALLEDKGDKARTALVFTAK; from the coding sequence GTGAGTAAAGCCGGGCAGAACACTGAAGAGCAGGCCTCGGGCCTCGTATTAGTCGACAAAGATCAGGGAATGACCTCCCACGATGTGGTAGGACGCATCCGGCGGCTTGCTGGCACCCGCAAGGTGGGCCACGCTGGGACCCTGGATCCGATGGCCACAGGCGTTCTGGTGATCGGCGTCAACAAGGCGACCCGGCTGCTGACCTACATTGTCGGCCACGACAAGACGTACACCGCCACAATCCGCCTGGGCCAGAACACCGTCACCGACGATGCCGAAGGCGAGATCATTTCCGAGCGCATTGCCGCGGCCGTCTCGGACGAAGACATTGAACGCGAAGTGGCCAAGCTGCGCGGTGAAATCGAGCAGGTCCCAAGCCAGGTCTCGGCCATCAAGGTGGACGGCAAGCGCTCCTATGCGCGGGTGCGCGCCGGCGAGCAGGTCGAGCTCAAGTCCCGCCCGGTCACCATCTCGCGCTTCGACATCCACGAAATCCGCCGCGAGAACGGCGGCAAGATTCTCGACGTGGACGTCACTGTTTCATGCTCATCCGGCACCTACATTCGTGCCCTGGCACGCGACCTGGGCGAAGCCCTGGACGTGGGCGGCCACCTGACTGCTCTGCGCCGGACCGAGGTGGGCCCATACAAGATCGAGCTCACCCGTACGCTCGAACAGCTGGCAGAGGAATTTGCCATGCTGCCTATCGAGAAGGCCGCCGCTGCCTTGTTCCCCAACCGGACGGTCAGCGTGGATGAAGCAATCGAGCTGTCATTTGGCCGAACCATCCCGGCCTCGCACCTGGATATGGAGATCGAGCCGGGGCAGACTGTCGCGGCGTTCGCGCCCAACGGCGTGCTGGTGGCTTTGCTGGAGGACAAGGGCGACAAAGCTCGCACTGCCCTCGTATTCACCGCGAAGTAA